The Geothrix sp. genome has a window encoding:
- a CDS encoding DUF4337 domain-containing protein, producing the protein MSDEKKEPWLNLLALTTVVLAVCATLATFKGGGYSTRAVLSQSQASDQWAYYQAKGIKGNLYELEALRLRRELQLAPKAALPLLEQSLADVEKKTAKYEGEKAEIQKEARRFEAVKTEAQGHGTAFGLAVIFLQIAILLSSIAALLKQKPVYYLGLAVGVVGLVYFINGFFLFLPA; encoded by the coding sequence ATGAGCGATGAGAAGAAGGAACCCTGGCTGAACCTGTTGGCCCTGACCACGGTGGTGCTGGCCGTCTGCGCGACCCTGGCGACCTTCAAGGGGGGCGGCTATTCCACCCGCGCCGTGCTGAGTCAGAGCCAAGCGTCGGATCAGTGGGCCTACTACCAGGCCAAGGGCATCAAGGGGAACCTCTATGAGCTGGAGGCCCTCCGGCTCAGGCGCGAGCTGCAGTTGGCACCGAAGGCGGCCCTGCCGCTGCTGGAGCAGAGCCTCGCGGATGTGGAGAAGAAGACGGCGAAATACGAAGGCGAGAAGGCGGAGATCCAGAAGGAGGCTCGGCGCTTCGAGGCGGTGAAGACTGAGGCGCAGGGCCACGGCACGGCCTTCGGTCTGGCGGTGATCTTCCTTCAGATCGCCATCCTCCTCTCCTCCATCGCTGCCCTCCTGAAGCAGAAGCCGGTCTACTACCTGGGCCTCGCCGTGGGGGTCGTGGGCCTCGTCTACTTCATCAACGGCTTCTTCCTCTTCCTCCCCGCCTGA
- a CDS encoding DinB family protein: MTPLATDLLPLFRRDLRCFIREVGLFPDDAALWRTVPGIANSAGNLALHLSGNLQHFVGAVLGGTGYARQREREFAQREGTRASVVAELEAALAAVEAGLTALTPDVQAAPFPVPVGPHHPPTGIFLMHLATHLAFHLGQAGYLRRALTGDPASAGAMAVADLLEQR, encoded by the coding sequence ATGACGCCCCTCGCCACCGACCTCCTGCCCCTGTTCCGCCGCGACCTGCGCTGCTTCATCCGCGAGGTCGGGCTGTTCCCCGACGACGCGGCGCTCTGGCGCACGGTGCCGGGCATCGCCAATAGCGCGGGCAACCTGGCCCTCCACCTCTCAGGCAACCTGCAGCACTTCGTGGGCGCCGTGCTGGGCGGAACGGGCTACGCCCGCCAGCGCGAACGGGAATTCGCCCAGCGGGAGGGCACCCGGGCATCCGTCGTCGCGGAGCTGGAAGCCGCCCTCGCCGCGGTGGAGGCGGGCCTGACGGCCCTGACCCCAGATGTCCAGGCGGCCCCCTTCCCGGTCCCGGTGGGCCCCCACCACCCCCCCACGGGGATCTTCCTGATGCACCTGGCCACACACCTGGCCTTTCATCTGGGCCAGGCAGGCTACCTGCGCCGTGCCCTCACGGGCGATCCGGCCAGCGCCGGAGCCATGGCCGTGGCCGACCTGCTGGAGCAGCGATGA
- a CDS encoding caspase family protein, translated as MLHRTALCIGINQYQHFPSATLSGCVNDAQDMASLLKDLLGFEDSDITRLSDQAATKANIMHELKRMVEGALAGRYDHLVFTFSGHGTQVPDLNLDEFDRADEAFCPHDLAPSGPQWDRDHLIVDDELHDLFVQLPSTVILEVLLDTCHSGTGLRAADLLMDRRPRYLPPPSIEAFRDIEYRHARPAHQKLLEKGLSHHILWTACKQNQTAADAFLDGAWHGAFTYHFCREARASGNHLSRAKVLAKIRSDLGVAHFTQTPQLDCEAVTRHAVMKAEAVPANVAPLPTDMPT; from the coding sequence ATGCTCCACCGCACAGCGCTTTGCATCGGGATCAACCAGTATCAGCACTTCCCCTCGGCCACTCTGAGCGGCTGCGTCAACGATGCCCAGGACATGGCGTCGCTGCTGAAGGATCTGCTGGGCTTCGAGGATTCCGACATCACCCGGCTGTCCGATCAAGCCGCCACGAAGGCCAACATCATGCACGAGCTGAAGCGCATGGTGGAGGGCGCGCTGGCCGGCCGGTACGACCATCTGGTCTTCACCTTCTCCGGTCATGGCACGCAGGTGCCCGACCTGAATCTCGATGAATTCGACCGGGCGGACGAGGCCTTCTGCCCGCACGACCTGGCCCCGAGCGGGCCCCAGTGGGACCGCGATCACCTCATCGTGGATGACGAGCTCCACGACCTGTTCGTGCAGCTGCCCTCGACCGTGATCCTCGAGGTGCTGCTCGACACCTGCCACAGCGGCACGGGGCTCCGGGCCGCGGATCTGCTGATGGACCGCCGGCCCCGCTACCTGCCGCCGCCGTCTATTGAAGCCTTCCGAGACATCGAATACCGCCACGCCCGTCCCGCCCACCAGAAGCTGCTGGAAAAGGGCCTGTCGCACCACATCCTCTGGACCGCCTGCAAGCAGAACCAGACCGCCGCGGATGCCTTCCTCGACGGGGCCTGGCACGGCGCCTTCACCTACCACTTCTGCCGGGAGGCCCGGGCCAGCGGCAACCACCTCTCCCGTGCCAAGGTGCTCGCCAAGATCCGCTCGGACCTCGGCGTCGCCCACTTCACGCAGACGCCGCAGCTGGACTGCGAGGCCGTCACCCGTCACGCCGTCATGAAGGCCGAAGCAGTGCCTGCCAATGTGGCGCCCCTGCCCACGGACATGCCGACCTGA
- a CDS encoding dihydrofolate reductase family protein — MTASIFIGASVDGFIARPNGDLDWLPADGGESHGYDEFMASVDALVMGRHTFEKVLTFGAWPYGNKRVVVLSSRPVDGAAATRSAEGAEAIVEHMAGTPAEVVSRLAASGAHHLYIDGGITLQAFLRAGLIHRLILTRVPVLLGEGIPLFGSLPRDVRLTHIATRAFPSGLVQSEYRIATQL; from the coding sequence ATGACCGCATCGATCTTCATTGGCGCCAGCGTGGATGGCTTCATCGCCCGCCCCAACGGGGACCTCGACTGGTTGCCGGCGGACGGGGGCGAATCCCACGGGTACGACGAGTTCATGGCCAGCGTGGATGCGCTGGTCATGGGCCGTCACACCTTCGAGAAGGTCCTGACCTTCGGCGCATGGCCCTATGGGAACAAGCGCGTGGTGGTCCTGAGCAGCCGGCCTGTCGATGGGGCCGCGGCCACCAGGAGTGCAGAGGGCGCCGAGGCCATCGTGGAGCACATGGCCGGCACTCCGGCCGAGGTCGTCTCCAGGCTTGCCGCGAGCGGTGCCCATCACCTGTACATCGATGGCGGGATCACCCTCCAGGCCTTCCTGCGCGCCGGACTCATCCACCGCCTGATCCTCACGCGCGTCCCGGTGCTTCTCGGCGAGGGCATCCCCCTCTTCGGCAGCCTGCCCCGAGATGTGCGGCTGACCCACATCGCGACCCGAGCCTTTCCCAGCGGTCTGGTCCAGAGTGAATACCGGATCGCCACCCAGCTCTGA
- a CDS encoding DUF4199 domain-containing protein → MTDPRSTPTPAPDEALLTPLRAGALLGVLVALWTFTMGFTGWYRHPNLLFLFWLVIPLQIVVLVWMLRKTAPTAGYLRQVQNGVGASVIASMIIFMASLLFTMVVFPSYFAELEALGRIQMAKQGLSPEQIEAVVKAQAPMQKPLGSAFAGALGTWITGLFTSLVAAAWYRKR, encoded by the coding sequence ATGACCGATCCGCGCAGCACCCCCACACCCGCTCCCGACGAAGCGCTGCTGACCCCCCTCCGGGCCGGTGCCCTGCTGGGCGTCCTGGTGGCCCTGTGGACCTTCACCATGGGCTTCACGGGCTGGTACCGGCACCCCAACCTGCTCTTCCTCTTCTGGTTGGTCATCCCCCTCCAGATCGTGGTGCTGGTGTGGATGCTCCGCAAGACGGCCCCCACCGCGGGCTACCTGCGCCAGGTGCAGAACGGCGTGGGGGCCTCGGTCATCGCCTCGATGATCATCTTCATGGCCAGCCTCCTCTTCACGATGGTGGTGTTCCCCAGCTACTTCGCCGAACTGGAGGCCTTGGGCCGGATCCAGATGGCGAAGCAGGGTCTGAGCCCCGAGCAGATCGAGGCCGTGGTGAAGGCCCAGGCCCCCATGCAGAAGCCCCTGGGCAGCGCCTTCGCGGGCGCCCTGGGCACCTGGATCACGGGCCTCTTCACCTCCCTGGTGGCCGCGGCCTGGTACCGGAAGCGCTAG
- a CDS encoding GNAT family N-acetyltransferase — MPPPAWSLRRLTSVDEAQIDGLASLLIDCVEGGASVGFMQPLTRDRASAFWRRIARGVAAGERALLIAEDAEGICGTVQLVLDQPENQPHRADLAKMLVHRRARRQGLGAALMRAAERTARDCGRTLLVLDAVTGGEAARLYASLGWVRVGEIPGYALFPQGGPCSTTVFYRNLGG; from the coding sequence ATGCCCCCACCTGCCTGGTCCCTGCGACGCCTGACCTCGGTCGACGAGGCGCAGATCGACGGCCTCGCCAGCCTGCTGATCGACTGCGTCGAAGGCGGAGCCTCGGTGGGCTTCATGCAGCCGCTGACCCGGGACCGTGCCTCGGCCTTCTGGCGCCGCATCGCTCGGGGCGTGGCGGCAGGAGAGCGCGCGCTGCTGATCGCCGAGGATGCCGAGGGCATCTGCGGCACCGTGCAGCTGGTGCTCGACCAGCCCGAGAACCAGCCGCACCGCGCCGATCTGGCGAAGATGCTGGTGCATCGACGGGCCCGCCGTCAGGGCTTGGGCGCCGCCTTGATGCGAGCCGCCGAGCGCACGGCCCGGGACTGCGGCCGGACGCTGCTGGTGCTCGACGCCGTCACCGGGGGCGAGGCCGCCCGGCTGTACGCAAGCCTGGGCTGGGTGCGCGTGGGAGAGATCCCCGGGTACGCCTTGTTTCCGCAGGGCGGGCCTTGCAGCACGACGGTCTTCTACCGCAACCTCGGCGGCTGA
- a CDS encoding NUDIX hydrolase: MWALTVAAVIEREGRFLFVEEPDKVTGLPVINQPAGHVEPGEALLDAVRREVREETGLAFTPQAIVGLYPLKAANGKDYFRVCFIGTVPAGCEAAPEDPDILRCHWLTRAELAAAPLRSGWVLRCLDDALAGRRFPLDLVAAIRNER; encoded by the coding sequence ATGTGGGCCCTCACGGTCGCCGCCGTCATCGAACGGGAGGGGCGCTTCCTCTTCGTCGAGGAGCCTGACAAAGTCACGGGCCTGCCCGTGATCAACCAGCCGGCGGGCCATGTGGAGCCGGGTGAAGCGCTCCTTGACGCCGTGCGCCGGGAAGTGCGCGAGGAGACGGGCCTGGCCTTCACGCCCCAGGCCATCGTGGGCCTCTATCCGCTGAAGGCGGCCAACGGGAAGGACTACTTCCGGGTGTGCTTCATCGGCACGGTGCCCGCTGGATGCGAGGCCGCGCCCGAAGATCCCGACATCCTCCGCTGCCACTGGCTCACCCGTGCGGAACTGGCCGCCGCTCCGCTGCGTTCGGGCTGGGTGCTGCGCTGCCTGGACGACGCCCTTGCGGGCCGGCGCTTCCCGCTCGATCTCGTGGCGGCGATCCGGAACGAACGCTGA
- the rlmF gene encoding 23S rRNA (adenine(1618)-N(6))-methyltransferase RlmF has translation MRSRAPKPAPSPPWPAKPGLHPRNRHAGGYDFPQLVKISPDLAPFVVRAVHGGPSIDFADPAAVKALNRALLLQAYGIRGWELPPGYLCPPVPGRADYLHHLADLLAASNGSVIPRGPGVRVLDVGVGANVIYPLVGHGEYGWAFVGSDIDEAALASATRILAANPGLETAITLRRQPDRGAIFAGVLGSGERFDLTLCNPPFHGSLREAREGTQRKWRNLGRGTSTKPLLNFGGQGVELWCEGGEAGFARRMVAESRAFGTQVLWFTTLLSSSASLPAVHRALRQAGAQEIRTVPMAQGQKQSRFVAWTFLSPEAREAWQSGWEGL, from the coding sequence ATGCGATCCCGCGCCCCGAAGCCCGCCCCCAGCCCGCCCTGGCCCGCCAAGCCCGGGCTGCACCCCCGCAATCGACACGCCGGGGGGTATGACTTCCCACAGCTGGTGAAGATTTCTCCAGACCTGGCGCCCTTCGTGGTCCGCGCCGTCCATGGCGGCCCCTCCATCGACTTTGCAGATCCGGCGGCGGTGAAGGCCCTGAACCGGGCCCTGCTCCTCCAGGCCTATGGCATCCGCGGCTGGGAGTTGCCCCCGGGTTACCTGTGCCCGCCCGTGCCGGGCCGCGCGGACTACCTGCACCATCTAGCGGACCTGCTGGCGGCCTCCAACGGGAGCGTGATCCCCCGGGGCCCGGGCGTGCGCGTCCTGGATGTGGGCGTGGGCGCCAATGTCATCTACCCCCTGGTGGGCCACGGCGAATATGGCTGGGCCTTTGTGGGCTCGGACATCGACGAAGCCGCCCTGGCCTCGGCCACGCGCATCCTGGCGGCCAATCCCGGCCTGGAGACCGCCATCACGCTGCGGCGGCAACCGGACCGGGGGGCCATCTTCGCAGGCGTGCTGGGCTCCGGAGAGCGCTTCGACCTGACGCTCTGCAACCCGCCCTTCCACGGGTCGCTGCGGGAGGCCCGGGAGGGTACCCAGCGGAAATGGCGCAACCTGGGGCGCGGCACCTCCACCAAACCCCTGCTCAACTTCGGGGGCCAAGGGGTCGAGCTCTGGTGCGAGGGCGGCGAGGCGGGCTTCGCCCGACGCATGGTCGCAGAAAGCCGGGCCTTCGGCACCCAGGTGCTCTGGTTCACCACCCTGCTCTCCAGCTCCGCCAGCCTGCCCGCCGTCCACCGGGCGCTGCGGCAGGCGGGAGCGCAGGAGATCCGCACCGTCCCCATGGCCCAGGGCCAGAAGCAGAGCCGCTTCGTGGCCTGGACCTTCCTGTCCCCGGAGGCCCGGGAAGCTTGGCAAAGCGGGTGGGAAGGGTTGTGA
- a CDS encoding glutaminase: MDLQALLDDLAAEAAPFAAQGKVADYIPALAAVDPARFGIALATVDGQLLGSGDWRAPFSIQSVSKAFSLALVLAGDGEALWRRVGREPSGNPFNSLVQLEYEKGIPRNPFINAGALILIDRLLSQTGDSLGTLRAFLRAESGNPGVDLDPEVAASEAAHGHRNAALAHFMASCGNLENPVERVLDHYVRQCALTMSCADLAKAGLFLANHGLRADGSRLLTRSEAKRINAIMLTCGTYDAAGDFAYRVGLPGKSGVGGGILAVLPERGVLCAWSPALDHHGNSVAGVEALDRFTTRTGWSVF; the protein is encoded by the coding sequence ATGGATCTTCAAGCCCTCCTCGATGACCTGGCCGCCGAGGCCGCGCCGTTTGCGGCGCAAGGCAAGGTGGCGGACTACATTCCGGCCCTCGCGGCGGTGGATCCCGCGCGGTTCGGGATCGCCCTGGCCACGGTGGACGGGCAGCTCCTCGGCAGCGGTGACTGGCGCGCGCCCTTCTCCATCCAGAGCGTGTCCAAGGCCTTCTCGCTGGCCCTGGTGCTGGCCGGAGATGGCGAGGCCCTGTGGAGGCGCGTGGGCCGCGAGCCTTCGGGCAACCCCTTCAATTCACTGGTGCAGCTGGAATACGAGAAGGGGATCCCGCGCAATCCCTTCATCAACGCCGGTGCCCTCATCCTCATCGACCGCCTGCTCTCGCAAACGGGTGATTCCCTGGGCACCCTGCGAGCCTTCCTGCGCGCCGAGAGCGGCAACCCGGGGGTGGACCTGGATCCCGAGGTGGCCGCGTCCGAAGCTGCCCACGGCCACCGGAACGCGGCCCTGGCGCACTTCATGGCCAGCTGCGGCAACCTGGAGAACCCGGTGGAGCGCGTGCTCGACCACTATGTCCGGCAGTGCGCCCTCACCATGAGCTGCGCGGATCTTGCCAAGGCGGGCCTCTTCCTGGCCAACCACGGCCTGCGGGCCGACGGTTCGCGCCTGCTCACGCGCAGCGAAGCCAAGCGCATCAACGCGATCATGCTCACCTGCGGAACCTACGACGCGGCCGGCGACTTCGCCTACCGCGTGGGCCTGCCCGGCAAGAGCGGCGTGGGCGGCGGCATCCTGGCGGTGCTGCCCGAGCGCGGCGTCCTGTGCGCCTGGAGCCCCGCCCTCGACCACCACGGCAACAGCGTGGCCGGGGTGGAAGCCCTGGACCGCTTCACCACCCGCACGGGCTGGTCGGTCTTCTAA